A section of the Longimicrobiales bacterium genome encodes:
- a CDS encoding MBL fold metallo-hydrolase, with product MRPRTTLSVCVFTLATALAACAPSQPSEAGQTENVESGDTLTMRYLGAAGWEISAPREGSADPVVVLVDPYLTRANYSGQPSADPGDTRPIYSRNDTLFSDVAAIDEIIERADYILVQHSHPDHVMDVPYLALKTGAVVIGHESTINIMRAYGIPAQQLITVRGGEDYDFGDVSIRAIPSLHSPLNDKRYYQSAVVERGATRPLRINQLVEGGSLMFLIRIGGHEVMTMGSMNYIEREVEGLRPDIALVGAAPSHLEIYQYTPKLMAALGYPSVVIPTHADNFRVPYGAATAYREEWVSSFADEIRAAAPDARVIIPRHLEPIRLSVR from the coding sequence ATGCGACCCAGGACCACCCTATCGGTATGCGTATTCACACTCGCAACTGCACTGGCCGCGTGTGCGCCCAGCCAGCCCTCCGAAGCGGGGCAAACCGAGAACGTTGAATCCGGCGACACCCTCACCATGCGGTACCTGGGTGCGGCTGGCTGGGAAATCTCAGCTCCGCGCGAAGGCTCGGCAGACCCAGTCGTAGTTCTCGTCGATCCCTATCTGACCCGCGCCAACTACAGCGGCCAGCCGAGCGCCGACCCGGGTGACACCCGGCCCATCTATAGCCGCAACGACACACTCTTCAGTGACGTCGCGGCCATAGACGAGATCATCGAGCGCGCCGACTACATCCTGGTTCAGCACTCCCATCCGGACCACGTCATGGACGTGCCCTACCTCGCACTCAAGACGGGCGCGGTGGTGATCGGCCACGAGAGCACGATCAACATCATGCGGGCCTACGGCATACCGGCCCAGCAACTCATCACCGTCCGCGGCGGCGAAGACTACGACTTCGGCGATGTCTCGATCCGTGCGATCCCGAGTCTGCACAGCCCCCTCAATGACAAGCGCTACTACCAGTCAGCAGTCGTCGAGCGAGGAGCCACACGGCCGCTCCGCATCAACCAGCTCGTTGAAGGCGGCTCACTGATGTTCCTCATCCGGATCGGTGGCCACGAGGTCATGACGATGGGCTCGATGAACTACATCGAACGAGAGGTTGAAGGGCTCCGCCCGGACATCGCACTAGTGGGGGCAGCGCCGTCCCATCTGGAGATCTACCAGTACACGCCCAAGCTCATGGCGGCACTCGGTTACCCTAGCGTGGTGATCCCAACCCATGCTGACAACTTCCGCGTGCCGTACGGTGCCGCGACGGCATATCGCGAGGAATGGGTGTCGTCCTTCGCCGACGAAATTCGCGCGGCCGCTCCAGATGCCCGAGTGATCATCCCGCGGCACCTAGAGCCGATCCGGCTGTCGGTGCGGTAG
- a CDS encoding response regulator — MSGAPIIGSTSSTKIRTVPGRALLLAVGVLLIPIGAILLAPDWIESEGALLVWLPPILPAFLLAYYKGWHGASVALAGGMATLALVEVELSLLDLPAPSGALVFGVVAGLLTVTLGAGTMGELLLRAREDAEEAAFTDQLTGLPNRRHASLILNANWGATLRGRGLAVVIFDLDHFKHVNDVHGHAEGDRVLQAFAGILSKRTRSTDLSARFGGEEFISLLPDCPLDRAVAFADEVRELFAELHFGWGDVTLSAGVAVVEEGMGSPDVLVAAADRELYVAKEGGRNQVCAGNRSVAQLAPAEELPQVQPKALSDVTVLLVDDDAATLRATSRILTRAGCSVLSAESPKQAVKIITGGTSLDLIVTDIVMPEMSGFTLVDLATRVIPGLPVLYISGYAQEEVYWGGTPGARSAFLTKPMEVDELIKAVEGLLQPDPNEGLNVPQSAIEVEGASEHESERWDSGDVLDARILVLDDDPLVVRALVRLFKKAGYAAPIGLTDPRKVFQVLREQAVDLMILDIDMPHMDGFQVLERLREVLKPREYFPILVLTGSSDVDRRRAALAAGAMDFLAKPFDVVEARARVRNLLATRRLTRQLSGRGEKLEHLVRDRIADLADTRTELLHRLARAAEYRDDITGRHALRVGLMASRIAAEMGMKPKDIDLIRRTGPLHDIGKIGVPDAILMKPGDLSDEEFNTIKRHTLIGEQILGGSRHEVLTVASNIAVAHHERWDGAGYPHALSGENIPIEARLVSVADVFDVLSHARPYKEAFSPSEAVREIKRCAGRQFDPAVVEAFGTICERTGADHLLSLADPINPSADTELQ, encoded by the coding sequence GTGAGCGGTGCGCCAATAATAGGCTCCACATCCAGTACAAAGATTCGGACCGTACCTGGGCGAGCGCTCCTGCTCGCCGTCGGCGTCCTACTTATTCCGATAGGCGCGATCCTGCTCGCTCCCGACTGGATCGAGTCGGAAGGGGCTCTGTTGGTCTGGCTACCCCCCATTCTCCCAGCCTTTCTCCTCGCCTACTACAAGGGGTGGCACGGAGCGTCCGTGGCACTCGCCGGCGGCATGGCCACGCTAGCGCTTGTAGAGGTCGAGCTCAGTTTGCTGGACCTGCCTGCCCCCAGCGGAGCATTAGTCTTCGGAGTCGTTGCTGGCCTGCTTACGGTCACGCTGGGTGCCGGCACGATGGGGGAGCTTCTCCTGCGTGCTCGGGAGGATGCCGAGGAGGCTGCCTTCACCGACCAACTGACCGGACTCCCCAATCGACGACACGCGTCGCTGATCTTGAACGCGAATTGGGGCGCGACGCTACGTGGGCGTGGACTTGCGGTCGTGATCTTCGACCTCGATCACTTCAAGCATGTCAACGACGTGCATGGGCATGCCGAGGGTGATCGTGTACTCCAAGCGTTCGCTGGGATCCTGTCAAAACGCACGCGCTCCACGGACCTCTCAGCTCGATTCGGCGGGGAGGAATTCATATCGCTCCTGCCCGACTGTCCACTGGATCGGGCGGTGGCTTTCGCGGATGAGGTCCGCGAGCTATTCGCCGAACTGCACTTCGGATGGGGGGACGTCACCCTGAGCGCGGGCGTCGCCGTGGTCGAGGAAGGCATGGGTTCGCCAGACGTATTGGTCGCGGCGGCGGATCGGGAACTCTACGTGGCCAAGGAAGGGGGTCGGAATCAGGTGTGCGCAGGCAACCGATCGGTTGCGCAGTTGGCCCCGGCAGAAGAGCTGCCGCAGGTCCAGCCGAAGGCGCTTTCGGATGTGACAGTTCTACTGGTAGACGACGATGCTGCGACGCTACGTGCCACGAGCCGCATACTCACGAGAGCGGGGTGCTCTGTACTGAGCGCTGAGTCCCCAAAACAAGCGGTTAAGATCATCACTGGCGGCACAAGTCTGGACTTGATCGTGACGGATATCGTGATGCCTGAGATGAGCGGGTTCACCCTCGTCGACCTCGCGACTCGAGTAATCCCTGGCTTGCCGGTGCTCTACATATCGGGATACGCCCAGGAGGAGGTTTATTGGGGTGGGACTCCCGGGGCACGGAGCGCCTTCCTGACCAAACCGATGGAGGTGGATGAACTGATCAAAGCGGTGGAGGGTCTCTTGCAACCCGATCCGAACGAGGGGCTGAATGTGCCTCAGTCGGCCATCGAAGTGGAGGGTGCTTCGGAACACGAATCCGAACGATGGGACTCTGGTGACGTCCTGGACGCTCGCATCCTCGTTCTGGACGACGACCCGCTAGTCGTGCGAGCTCTCGTCCGTCTCTTTAAGAAAGCCGGCTATGCGGCTCCGATCGGCTTGACCGACCCGAGGAAGGTCTTCCAAGTGCTTCGGGAGCAGGCGGTAGACCTCATGATCCTCGATATCGACATGCCGCACATGGACGGATTCCAAGTACTGGAACGACTCCGTGAGGTGCTCAAGCCGAGAGAGTACTTCCCGATCCTCGTGCTGACTGGAAGCTCGGACGTAGACAGACGGCGGGCGGCCCTTGCGGCGGGAGCGATGGATTTCTTGGCGAAGCCGTTCGACGTTGTGGAAGCCAGGGCACGGGTGCGCAACCTCCTAGCGACTCGCAGGCTCACCCGCCAACTCAGCGGTCGAGGTGAAAAGCTCGAACACCTCGTGCGTGACCGAATCGCAGACCTGGCGGACACGAGAACCGAATTGCTCCACCGCCTGGCTCGCGCCGCAGAATACCGGGATGACATCACCGGCCGTCATGCGCTCCGGGTGGGCCTTATGGCCTCGCGCATCGCGGCGGAAATGGGGATGAAACCCAAAGATATCGACCTCATCCGGCGAACAGGCCCTCTCCACGACATCGGAAAGATCGGGGTGCCGGACGCGATCCTGATGAAACCAGGTGACCTCTCCGACGAAGAATTCAACACGATCAAGCGACACACCTTGATCGGGGAGCAAATCCTGGGAGGGAGTCGACACGAGGTCCTGACGGTCGCGAGCAATATCGCGGTGGCGCATCATGAACGTTGGGATGGCGCGGGCTACCCGCATGCTCTGTCTGGAGAGAACATCCCAATCGAAGCGCGCCTCGTCTCGGTGGCGGACGTGTTCGACGTGCTTTCGCATGCGAGGCCCTACAAGGAAGCGTTCTCTCCAAGTGAGGCGGTCAGAGAAATCAAACGCTGCGCCGGCCGCCAGTTCGACCCGGCCGTAGTAGAGGCGTTCGGCACAATCTGTGAGAGGACTGGAGCGGACCACTTGCTTTCTCTCGCGGACCCGATCAACCCATCGGCGGACACGGAACTCCAGTAG
- a CDS encoding DUF2867 domain-containing protein: MEQPSPVTEATPPPPGLILVTGATGYVGGRLVEDLLEAGHKVRVMARDAKCARARTWAAQVEIVQADLMDLMSVRHALDGVSVAYYLVHSMCSGDDFAAQDRRAAENFVAAAQGVDQVIYLGGLLPGNDMGGTTAEHVQSRAEIVSILHAGLPVTEFRAGPIIGDGSASFDMVRYLTERLPVMVAPKWILNEVQPIGIRDALAYLVAAVGRVDSIGITDIGSDRLTFKEMMERYAAVRGLPRIIIPVPVLAPSLAALWVGLVTPIPNCLAVPLIQGVVQPGVADTRRARELFPDIVPIPYREAVSRALERTRTGKVATRWSVSGGPNHPGVLLEDKEGVVTEVRTKLVDAPAADVFTAFSSLGGARGWRVWNWAWTARGIIDQMIGGPGLRRGRRDPLVLYPGEALDFWRVEEYQPTSLLRLRAEMKVPGQAWLQFEAIPEGNQTRLVQTAFFAPTGFFGWLYWYGIYPFHARIFSDLVSAIAKDALSPLGGSS, translated from the coding sequence ATGGAGCAGCCCAGTCCAGTAACGGAAGCCACGCCCCCGCCGCCCGGGCTCATTCTGGTGACGGGTGCCACGGGATACGTAGGCGGCCGGCTCGTCGAGGATTTGCTGGAAGCAGGACACAAGGTTCGGGTCATGGCCCGGGACGCGAAGTGCGCGCGGGCTCGCACCTGGGCAGCTCAGGTCGAAATCGTACAAGCCGATCTGATGGACCTCATGTCTGTCCGGCACGCTTTGGACGGAGTGTCGGTCGCCTACTACCTCGTACACTCCATGTGCTCGGGCGATGACTTTGCCGCGCAAGATCGCCGGGCTGCCGAGAACTTCGTCGCGGCAGCTCAAGGTGTCGACCAGGTCATCTACTTAGGTGGACTTCTTCCCGGGAACGACATGGGAGGCACGACCGCCGAGCATGTGCAGAGCCGCGCCGAGATCGTGTCGATTCTCCACGCAGGGCTACCCGTTACAGAATTCCGAGCGGGCCCCATCATCGGGGACGGCTCAGCATCGTTCGACATGGTGCGCTACCTGACGGAACGGCTCCCTGTGATGGTCGCGCCGAAGTGGATCCTGAATGAGGTGCAGCCGATCGGCATTCGCGACGCGCTCGCCTATCTGGTGGCGGCAGTCGGGCGCGTGGACTCCATCGGCATCACAGACATCGGGTCGGACCGCCTCACGTTCAAGGAGATGATGGAGCGGTACGCTGCGGTCCGGGGCTTGCCTCGCATCATAATCCCGGTCCCCGTGCTCGCTCCTTCCCTGGCAGCGCTCTGGGTCGGTCTCGTCACCCCGATTCCCAACTGTCTCGCTGTCCCGCTGATTCAGGGCGTGGTTCAGCCCGGAGTAGCGGACACGCGCCGGGCTCGGGAGCTGTTCCCGGACATCGTCCCCATCCCATACCGGGAGGCTGTGTCACGTGCGCTCGAGCGGACGCGGACCGGCAAGGTCGCAACTCGCTGGAGCGTCTCCGGCGGACCGAACCACCCGGGTGTTCTCCTGGAAGACAAGGAAGGCGTCGTCACAGAGGTCAGGACCAAGCTCGTGGACGCCCCAGCCGCCGACGTCTTCACGGCATTCTCCAGCCTGGGTGGCGCGCGGGGCTGGCGGGTCTGGAACTGGGCTTGGACGGCTAGAGGGATCATCGACCAGATGATTGGCGGCCCTGGACTCCGGCGCGGCCGCCGTGACCCCCTCGTGCTCTACCCGGGGGAGGCCCTGGATTTCTGGCGCGTCGAGGAATATCAGCCCACGTCACTGCTGCGACTGCGAGCCGAAATGAAGGTCCCAGGCCAGGCATGGCTCCAGTTCGAAGCGATTCCAGAAGGGAACCAGACGCGCCTGGTGCAAACCGCATTCTTTGCGCCGACGGGATTTTTCGGGTGGCTGTATTGGTACGGCATCTATCCGTTTCATGCCCGGATCTTCAGTGACCTGGTGAGCGCGATCGCAAAAGACGCCCTCAGCCCCCTCGGGGGGTCGTCGTGA
- the ggt gene encoding gamma-glutamyltransferase: MGSRATYRLISNVAFLLVAWPSSTFGQVATAEPSAPIITYNAIHHPVVGRDGMVSSQNAVSTRVGVEILERGGNAIDAAVGVGLALAVTLPRAGNLGGGGFMVVHLADKDRTVAIDFREVAPALAHSNMYFSEDGEVDNAEYRFTHKSSGVPGTIAGFDHILREYGTMTWAEVIEPALRLARDGIEVTDDLAMNLSQSKARLTNNPATAAAFYKPDGSDYRSGETLRQPDLAWTFEQLQAGGADAFYRGSIAERIVADMEEHNGIITAKDLADYRVVEREPVRGTYRGFDIAAMSAPSSGGMHIVQMLNIMENFPIREMGYGSSDAMHIMAEAMKLAYADRSKYLGDPDHLDLPVEALTSKAYAKALADGIDMDRARPSDEILPGDLTPYESPETTHYSVMDDQGNAVVNTYTLMFSYGSGVVIDGAGFLMNNNMGNFTLRPDIPDAFGLMGSEDNQIVAGRRPVSSMTPIIVLEDGVPHLLTGSPGGSKIITTNMQLLLNVMEHGMNIADAAASPRLHHQWYPDRLEVESGFSPDAIQSLRARGHNVQPSGGMGSLQTVLFEDGVFYGYSDPRRPGALSLGVRRGR, encoded by the coding sequence ATGGGATCCCGGGCTACCTACCGCCTCATCAGTAACGTCGCCTTTCTGCTTGTGGCATGGCCGTCATCGACGTTCGGCCAGGTCGCCACGGCCGAGCCGTCGGCTCCGATCATCACCTACAATGCCATTCACCACCCGGTGGTGGGTCGGGACGGCATGGTCTCCAGCCAAAACGCTGTATCCACACGGGTCGGGGTCGAGATCCTCGAGCGAGGCGGCAATGCCATCGATGCAGCGGTCGGCGTCGGGCTCGCACTGGCGGTAACACTCCCGCGCGCAGGCAACCTGGGAGGCGGCGGCTTCATGGTCGTGCACCTCGCAGATAAGGACCGGACCGTCGCCATCGACTTCCGCGAGGTCGCACCGGCCCTCGCCCACTCCAACATGTACTTCAGCGAAGACGGTGAGGTGGACAACGCCGAGTACCGCTTCACCCACAAGTCGTCGGGTGTCCCCGGGACCATCGCGGGCTTCGATCACATCCTGCGCGAGTACGGCACCATGACCTGGGCCGAGGTTATCGAGCCGGCACTACGGCTCGCACGTGACGGCATTGAGGTGACCGACGACCTGGCGATGAACCTCAGTCAGAGTAAAGCGCGCCTGACCAACAACCCGGCCACAGCGGCAGCATTCTACAAGCCCGACGGCTCCGACTACCGGTCAGGCGAGACGCTCCGCCAGCCCGACCTCGCCTGGACATTCGAGCAGCTCCAGGCAGGCGGCGCCGATGCCTTCTATCGCGGCTCCATCGCCGAGCGGATCGTCGCGGACATGGAGGAGCACAACGGCATCATCACCGCAAAAGACCTGGCGGATTATCGAGTCGTCGAGCGCGAGCCCGTGCGCGGCACGTACCGCGGCTTCGACATCGCGGCGATGTCGGCTCCGAGTTCGGGCGGCATGCACATCGTCCAGATGCTCAACATCATGGAGAACTTCCCCATTCGTGAGATGGGGTACGGCAGCTCAGACGCCATGCACATCATGGCCGAGGCGATGAAGCTCGCCTACGCAGATCGCTCGAAGTACCTGGGCGACCCCGACCACCTCGACCTGCCGGTAGAGGCCCTCACCAGCAAGGCCTACGCGAAGGCGCTCGCGGACGGCATCGACATGGATCGCGCACGCCCCTCAGACGAGATCCTGCCCGGTGACCTCACTCCTTATGAGAGCCCGGAGACGACGCACTACTCGGTCATGGATGACCAAGGCAACGCAGTCGTGAACACCTACACGTTGATGTTCTCCTACGGCTCCGGAGTCGTGATTGACGGCGCAGGATTCTTGATGAACAACAACATGGGCAACTTCACGCTGCGCCCGGATATCCCTGATGCGTTCGGACTCATGGGCAGCGAGGACAACCAGATCGTGGCAGGCCGACGGCCAGTCAGCTCGATGACCCCGATTATCGTCCTCGAGGACGGAGTTCCTCATCTACTGACGGGGAGTCCAGGCGGGAGCAAAATCATCACGACCAACATGCAGCTCCTCCTCAATGTGATGGAGCACGGCATGAATATCGCAGACGCTGCGGCGTCCCCGCGGCTGCATCACCAGTGGTACCCAGATCGACTCGAGGTCGAGAGCGGATTCAGCCCCGACGCCATCCAGTCGCTGCGGGCACGCGGCCACAACGTTCAGCCGAGCGGGGGCATGGGGAGCCTGCAAACCGTCCTGTTCGAAGACGGGGTGTTCTATGGGTATTCGGATCCGCGGCGTCCTGGGGCTTTGAGCCTCGGCGTGCGGCGAGGACGCTGA
- a CDS encoding serine hydrolase gives MRQRLVWSLRLLPVLLIAASSCAQEAELQPKNDDALLGALGEGIDMGLPGISAAIGVGDEVVWTGTAGFSDVLGGVPVTPSDRFGVGSITKTMVARVILQLVDEGLVDLGRTPADYLDLPLIDRTPNAGLATLRNLLNHQSGIPTWEFQEDWIRKGRGDEMELGYVWGKTETLEYSTDDLLPPTNAPGERYSYSNTNYTILGLIIEAVTGNDASAEIRTRVLEPLGMENTFLESFEEIPGGYVNHYHYATETFQEVAGVHAGFPEIRPEIVESTAGNLSPEWTAGGIVSSASDLVRWARAIRDGELVSPQMNEEVFTYYPPEDEAGRRSRYLQGISWSPGFYEDFAAFGHSGGTLGFTAYMYWVEDTDIILVMLTNVGGMHSAMSPNPVGEFFRRTWLPAVMVYLDNVTP, from the coding sequence ATGCGCCAACGATTGGTCTGGTCCTTACGATTGCTGCCAGTGCTTTTGATTGCCGCTAGCTCTTGTGCCCAAGAGGCCGAGCTTCAACCGAAGAACGATGATGCGCTGTTAGGAGCTCTCGGTGAAGGCATCGACATGGGCCTTCCGGGAATCTCCGCGGCCATCGGGGTAGGGGACGAAGTTGTGTGGACAGGCACTGCGGGCTTCAGCGATGTGCTGGGTGGGGTGCCGGTCACGCCGAGCGACCGCTTTGGCGTTGGGAGCATTACAAAGACGATGGTCGCCAGGGTGATCCTCCAGTTGGTGGACGAAGGCCTCGTCGACTTGGGCCGGACCCCAGCGGATTACTTGGACCTGCCTCTCATCGACAGGACCCCGAACGCGGGTTTGGCGACGCTCCGTAATCTTTTGAACCACCAGAGCGGGATCCCCACCTGGGAATTCCAGGAAGACTGGATTCGGAAGGGCAGGGGTGACGAGATGGAACTCGGGTACGTCTGGGGGAAGACCGAGACGCTGGAGTACTCGACGGATGACCTCTTGCCGCCGACCAATGCACCCGGTGAGCGCTACTCGTACTCGAATACGAACTACACGATTCTCGGGCTCATCATCGAAGCCGTGACCGGGAACGATGCGTCTGCGGAGATCCGGACACGGGTCCTCGAACCGTTGGGGATGGAGAACACCTTCCTGGAGTCTTTCGAGGAGATCCCGGGCGGGTATGTGAACCACTACCACTACGCGACTGAGACCTTCCAAGAAGTGGCTGGCGTGCATGCGGGCTTTCCTGAGATTCGACCTGAAATCGTCGAGTCGACGGCGGGCAATCTATCTCCGGAATGGACCGCAGGGGGCATCGTCTCCTCCGCGAGCGACCTTGTGCGCTGGGCGCGGGCCATTCGCGACGGGGAACTCGTGAGTCCTCAGATGAACGAAGAGGTGTTCACCTACTATCCACCTGAAGACGAAGCCGGACGGCGGTCTCGCTACCTGCAAGGGATCTCGTGGAGCCCGGGCTTTTATGAAGACTTCGCAGCCTTCGGCCACTCGGGGGGGACGTTGGGCTTCACGGCCTACATGTATTGGGTGGAAGACACCGACATTATTCTGGTGATGCTGACGAACGTGGGTGGCATGCATTCGGCGATGTCGCCGAACCCGGTGGGTGAATTCTTCCGGCGGACGTGGCTGCCGGCGGTCATGGTGTATTTGGACAACGTCACGCCGTAG